The window TCTAAATACGGCTTATTAGGATAATGTCTTGGGTCATTAAAAGCATAAGCCACATATTTACCCAAGATATAATTTAAGCCGTCTATTTCTTTAATACGTTGTTTTTCTTTTTGGTTATAAACTCTAACATATTTCATATATTGCTTAACATCTAAAGACCAAAAATAATGGAGGTCAAGACCTATTCTTATAGCGTCCTCCTCCAAGTCTCGCCACGTATCGCCGAAAAACTTTACATCTCGTCTATTATTTCTTTGGCTTGAGACATCTTGTCTTTTATCGCTTGTCTCATTTTCGCCACGTCTACTTGGCGAGATAAAAAACCCCCGTTAACTAAAGCCTCCATAATATCTAAGACTAAATTATCCTTATCGCTTTCCTCTAAGTATTTATCAATAACGTCCATAGCTACGGCTTTACTTACACCGTGTTGTCCGTCGTCGTTAATTAGTCCTTTTTGTATAAACATACATAGCATACCGATACTAGTATCCGTGATACAATTTTCTATCGGTAATTTTCTCGCTTGTTCTATTTCGTCTACTTTCGTAGCCGTATATTTTAAATTTAATTTTTCCATAATATCCTCCATTTTCTTAGTATTTTTGAGACATCGAGACGCATAATTATACGTCTTTTTATTTTTCGTTGCGTCTCACAACGCTATATTTTTACAAAAATATATAAAAAAAGAGGGAGACCGATATAAACCGACCTCCCATAATGTTATACGCTAGGTGTAGCTGGTGTATAAGTTGGTTTACCACTTATACGTAAGCTAGCCGAAAAAGTAGCTAAACCGTCAGTAGTTTTTTCTCCGTCTTTAAATGACTTAACAAAAGCTGTAAAAGTCCAAGTTGCACCACTTGGATAAGTTACAACCCAGTTTTCTAAGCTTTGAGATTCAGCTAAAGCAAGCATTTTTTCAACTTTAGATTCGTCTTTAATGTTACCAGCTAAAGATACCTCGCCAGCGTCTTTTGACCCAGCTATAAACTCTTTATAATTGTTTGGGCTATCTAAATCAGTAGCGTCAATTTCTTCGCTTTCGACTCCAATTTCGCCAATAGATGTTAAATTAGCTATTGTAGTGTCAGCTGGTTCACTACCACTTTTAACTTTTTTCAAAGTAGTTCCCATAGTTCTAGTAGCTTGTCCGTTCATTTTATTACCTCCTTTTAAGCTATTGTGGTAAATCTACAATTTATATGAAATAGATTACCAGTATTGGGTATGTCGCTTGAGTACGACATCTTGTAATTAATTTGTCGCATAGTTTCCTCAACTTGAGATAAAACCGTACTAGCTGTAACGCTATCCTCAGCCCATATATCAATATTTACCTCTATATCTTGACTAATAATAGTATTATTTAAGTCTAAATTAACGCTATTATCATTAAGTCTAAATACAATAGCGGGTAAATTATTAAAACTAGCGGGTTGAGTTTGCGATACATAGTAATTTAAAGTTTTTAACGCATTGTAAATATCAGTTTTTGGTAAGTACATAACTCATACCTCCTTACTTACATATCTCGCCTAAGTTTTTATCTACTCCAACTTTAAACATCTCTTTAATATGTTTTTTATTTCTTTGGATAGCTGGATACATATAAGGTTGTGCTACTTGCCCCTCAGTTCGGTAAAAGTCCTCGCCATTAGGTGTATATACCCAAGGTGTAGACCTATACGTTAAACCGAGTTTTTTGTTTGGATAAGTACCATTACCTTTACTACCAGTACCAAACTCAACGTATGGAGCGTAGCTAAGGTTTGTGTATACTTTACCTTGTAGCACAGTTCCCGCTTGTAAAACCTTTAAATGTATACTACCAGCTAAATTACCAGTATCTACTGGAGCTAACGTTTTAGCTTGAGCGTGTACTAGCTCAGTCGCCTTGTTCATTGTGTTAACTAAGTCCATATTAGAGATATTATTAAGTTTTTGTATTAGTCTATCAGCGTTTTTAATTTCTATTGTCGCCATTTTGTAGCAACTATAAGGACGTGACTATCTTTTTTAAGCACATCGGTAACATCATAAAAGACATCATTATATTTAATGATGTCTCCTATATTAACCTCTACGTTAATAGATGTAGTTACCGATATATCTATTTGATAATCGAGTCCGTACTCCTCTTGTATCTTTTTACAATTCGCAAAACTTACATTACCGTTAAAATCACTTTTTTTAGTTAAGCCTCGTTTATTTACTCCACCCTCAGCGTCAATAGTAACCTCATTGGTTAATATTTCAACTGTCTTGTCGTAAAATACACTAGCTATCTTGTCCGTCATTGTCTTTGGGATATACAACTTTTATCCTCCTATATCTACTAAGTAAACCAGCAAAACCACTAAACAACTCGTCGTCAGTTGCGGTTGCAAAATACTGTTTTACCTCGTTGGAGTATGATATAGACTGTCCGTTATCGCTAATAGATGTAATAACTTGGTCTACCTCGCCGTTGTTGTCTTTACTAGTACTAGCTTTAGTAAACCCAGTATTAACTATATTAGCGAGTATACGCTCCAAACGAGTAGGTATAGTGTCGCTATTTAAGTAAAGTTGTACTCTATCAATAACCTCGCCTATAACAAAATCAAGTAAATCGTTACCCTCTATTGTTATACTTGGGTTAATTATGTGTAAGTATTCTTTAATTTTAGCGATTAAATCGTCCATATTAACACCTCCTTATTTTTTAGTAGAGACTTATTTTTACTTTTCTAATAATTAAACGCTAGCACTTGTTATATTAGCGTATTTGATTAAGTCCGGCATTATAGCCTTAGTTCCTTTAGAGAAGAATAATTCAAGACCATAGTTGTTAGATAGAGGTATTTTTTCAACATCGTATTCGTCAGCAACTACTGGTTGAGCAACAGCTCCGTCTATCATACAAATAGCGTCTTTAGTTTGTCTATGGTTTGAGAAAATACGTACATTATTGAAATATTTATCAGTAACTCCAGTTAAAGAGTTAGCAACTTCGTTAATATGTAATTTGATAGCTGAGTAAATAGCTGGTTTAACAACTAAAACTAACATATCTCTATCAACTCCGTCAACATAGTCGTTTGTAGTAGTTTCTACATTTAAGATTAAACTTTCTAATTTTTCAATAATATTATCTCCAGTAGTGTTAAAGTTTGTACCCTCACTTACAGCACAAGCAAAAAATTCGCTGTCTAAGTAAGCTTCCATACGTTTAGAGTGGTTACCTTTTCTCTTTTCAGCGATTCCAGTAACTCCGTGTAAACGTAAGTCAGTTTTGTTAAATTCTTCTACGATTTCTTTGTCAGTATCAACATTAACTGTAACTGGTTTGTCGATTAATTTATCTCCTTTACCACCAGCTCTAGCTGTACCTTGGTCTTTAACAGTAGCGTTTACAAAACGTGAGATTTCTACTGACCCAGCTTTAGGGTCTCCACTATAATTTTTATTTTTAATTTGTTCACTAACAGCACCTTTTTGTACTGAGTCAATTACTCCTCCGTATATTTCGCTTAATTTATCTTTATCGTTATCGTTTATATAGATATTTCTTGCGTCAGTTCTTGCCATATATACATCACTCCTTTATAAATTTATTTTAGGCATTGTCTTAATTAAGACATTAAAAAGCAACAGTACCACTATATTTAGGTTTACTGTCGCCACTATCATTATTAGAAAAGTCTTTTGGTGGGTTACCTTTTAATTTATCAGTAACTCCAGTCTCTACTGACTTATTGTAAGTTTTTGCTAGTGTCTCGATTTTTTCGTCCATTTTGGTAGCGTCTAAATCAACTACAAAGTCCACTAAGTCAATAGGGATATTCTTTTTTGCTAATAGCTCTTGAGCTTTTACTCTATTCTCACGTAAAGTTATCTCGTCCTCACGTGCTTTAAGTTCAGCCTCTCGTTTACTTTTAGCCTCCTTTTCTCGTTCAGCCTCGGTTAATTTAGCTTGTCTCTCGTGTTCAGCAATAGCACCAGCCACAGCGTCCTTGATAGACTGTTCGTTTTTTGTCTTTTCAGCTTTTAAACGTTCGCTAATAATACTATTAACCTCGTCTTGAGTAAAGGTCTTACCAGCCTTGTTATCCTCGTTAGTAGGTGTAGTAGCTGTCACTACATCTTGAGTATTAGTTTGTTTATTATCTTCCATAAGATAACCTCCTCCTATCCGTTTAACGCCCGTCGGCTAAATTTTGTATAAAAATAAGAGCCTTTTACAGCTCTTAGTTATACCTTGTTTTAGTTAATTTTTTTGGCTCCTCAATTTCAATGTATATTTTACACTCTTGACCTTGAGTTATTATAGCCTCATAATATTTACTCTTGTCGAGTTGGTCTAACATATAATAAAACTGGTTATTATCGTTAAACCGAGTTATAAACTCGTATTGTTTAGTCTCTTTATTACGTCCCCATAATTCATACATCTTACAACCCTCGATTCGTTCCAATTAGAATAATGTAGCTCCTAAACCTCACATAAGCTACGTGTCTCGCACCAATTTTTATTTATATAAGATAGCAATTAGTATATAATAAAGGAATATAGCCAACTAACAACACAGTATTTATAAGAAAATTACAGGAATATTTAAAAGTTCATTTTGCGAGATTTCCAATTAGATATATCCTCGATAACAAGTATCTCGTCCATATCTTGTTTAATATCACGTCTAACCACCATATACATAGCATATATATTTGGGTCTATGTGAGTTAACTTTTTAGTCAATTCCTCATAATTATAAGCAACCTCTTTTAATTGCCACGAGCCTTGATACTCAACAACATATATTTTGTATATCACATCGTCGCCTCCAATAAAAATAGACGCTTTACTCAGCGTCTATCACAGTCTCTTCATAATTTTTATATAACTTTGTTTGGGTTATATCCTTTTTATCTTTAATAGCCTCTTTAAGTATTTTTACTTTATCCTCATTTGATATATCAAACCACTCATAAGGAAAAGTAGCACTAGGAAATATTTTAAAATATTCTTTTATTAAATTATCCATTATAACCTCCTAAGCTCTTTACTTGCTTTTGTATATAGCCTATCAAGTTCATTATACACCTTTGGTACAGTTTTCTCAAGTACTTTAAGCTCCTTTTTACTATTAGTCATTTTCAAATAAGTAAATTGAGCGTATAACTCAGTCTCCCTCATACCATTTTGTCGCCAATATGCTTGACTATGACTACCAAACAGCTCGTTATTAGCTTTACCTTTGGTTAAACTACTAAACATATCGCACAGTCTATTTGGAGCGTCGTATCTATAATTTTTTTGAGCTAAAAGGTAACGTTGGTATGAAATATCATAATCGCTTACAGCTCCCGTTAATTTTGATACTCGTTTATTTATACTATCTTGGTAGTCTTTTAATGCTTGTGGTAAAACAGCTTTATTATCATTATAATACTCGTCAATTAAAGTAGTTAGATTCCCACTTTTACTTAACTGTCCTACTTTTAATTTTTTTCCTAAGCCAAAGTCAACAGCGTGTCCTACCTCGTGTATACCAGTTCCACTATTTCTATCATTTACTTTATTAGGTAAATATACACCGTTAGTTTGTGGGCTATAATGTGGACTATATCTACCATTATTATATACTTTAATATCTAATTTACCAATATTATTATATATATTTTTATTTTCTTTTATATCTAACTTTATTATGTTATGAGCCTTTTTAAAATTATCTTTAATACCTTTATCTCTTACACTATTAAAACTCCATATACCATTGTTATTTATTTTTAATGTATTATCGTTATATTTTTTAGCCCACTCCTCGTAACTCATATTTGGTATAAGTTCAGTTTCTCCAGTAAAAGGGTTTCTAGCTCTACGTTGTAGTGTTTTTTCCTCTTCTTTTCCTAAGTAGGCTCTTGTTTTTGACCTACAATTAGGGTGTAAGGGAGGATAATTAACTCCCTCCTCACGTTCGCTAAACTCAAACACTTTATTATCCATAACTTGGCATATTTCACTAGTACGACTATCCAAAGTAGCTACAAAAACGTACTTATCTAGTCCTAGCTCTTCGTAAGCCATAGCGTCAGCCTCATTGTTAAAGTGGTTTGTCTCAGTTCTTATAAGACGCTCAGCATAATATTTACTAACACCAAAACGGTCTCGCATTTGTTTAGCTGTACGCTCTATACTTTGACCGCTTAACATAGCTCCACCTAGTATTTGGCTTAAATTATTAGCTAATATATCGGTGTTATCCCATATACGTTGGCTATAATTCTTACCACTCCAACGCTCGTTTAATAAAGCATTTACCATATTATTATCAATAGTACTAAAGTTAAACTCATATCCAGTACCCATTTGGGTATCATACATCGTTTTATAATAACTGTCATTTATAACACCTTTATAACACATTGTATTTTGTAAGTCCTCTTTTGGATATATCATTTTAGCTTTAGCGTATATTTGAGCTTGTAATTGCTCTAGTCTCGATATACGAGATTTATAATTATTTAGTACATATTTATCTAGCCCTTGGCGTTTCATTTGCTCCCAAGTCTTTTTTGTCTCGCTACGTGTAAGTAGTTCTTTAAGTTTTTGAGTATCAATACCAGTCTCTTTACTATAATTTTTATAGATACTGGCTAACTCTTTATCTATATCTCTAAAAGCTTGGTCGTATATATCTTTAACTCTATTTATATACTCCTCGCTGTGTTTTTCAGCCTCGGTAAGTCTCTTTAACGCCCTTTTATCCCAGTAGTTAGATGTTTTCATTTATAACACCTCCTACTCTATAACGTTATCAGTATCCACTTTATTATCTTCCACATCTTCGCTAGTATTTTCCTCATTATTAGCGTCCTCAATTTGGTTATTTTCAAACGCTAGGTCGTATTGGTCTTTAGGCTTAGCCTCGTCCTCAGCTTTTTTAAGTTCCACTATCTCGCTAGCGTCTTTAACAAACGATAATTGACTTACTAGTGTCTCAGCGTCCACATAGTCAGCTAAATTATTAATCATTTGTGATACCTCAAAATCATTACTTGGT of the Clostridiales bacterium genome contains:
- a CDS encoding HK97 gp10 family phage protein, which encodes MATIEIKNADRLIQKLNNISNMDLVNTMNKATELVHAQAKTLAPVDTGNLAGSIHLKVLQAGTVLQGKVYTNLSYAPYVEFGTGSKGNGTYPNKKLGLTYRSTPWVYTPNGEDFYRTEGQVAQPYMYPAIQRNKKHIKEMFKVGVDKNLGEICK
- a CDS encoding DUF4355 domain-containing protein — its product is MEDNKQTNTQDVVTATTPTNEDNKAGKTFTQDEVNSIISERLKAEKTKNEQSIKDAVAGAIAEHERQAKLTEAEREKEAKSKREAELKAREDEITLRENRVKAQELLAKKNIPIDLVDFVVDLDATKMDEKIETLAKTYNKSVETGVTDKLKGNPPKDFSNNDSGDSKPKYSGTVAF
- a CDS encoding minor capsid protein codes for the protein MKTSNYWDKRALKRLTEAEKHSEEYINRVKDIYDQAFRDIDKELASIYKNYSKETGIDTQKLKELLTRSETKKTWEQMKRQGLDKYVLNNYKSRISRLEQLQAQIYAKAKMIYPKEDLQNTMCYKGVINDSYYKTMYDTQMGTGYEFNFSTIDNNMVNALLNERWSGKNYSQRIWDNTDILANNLSQILGGAMLSGQSIERTAKQMRDRFGVSKYYAERLIRTETNHFNNEADAMAYEELGLDKYVFVATLDSRTSEICQVMDNKVFEFSEREEGVNYPPLHPNCRSKTRAYLGKEEEKTLQRRARNPFTGETELIPNMSYEEWAKKYNDNTLKINNNGIWSFNSVRDKGIKDNFKKAHNIIKLDIKENKNIYNNIGKLDIKVYNNGRYSPHYSPQTNGVYLPNKVNDRNSGTGIHEVGHAVDFGLGKKLKVGQLSKSGNLTTLIDEYYNDNKAVLPQALKDYQDSINKRVSKLTGAVSDYDISYQRYLLAQKNYRYDAPNRLCDMFSSLTKGKANNELFGSHSQAYWRQNGMRETELYAQFTYLKMTNSKKELKVLEKTVPKVYNELDRLYTKASKELRRL